The Microvirga thermotolerans sequence GCCAGGAACCTCTACGCCTTCGTCGAAACGCTCGTCGACAAGGCGGCGAAGACCCTGGCCGTCAAATGGGACGACGAGCTCGTGAAGGCGACCTGCCTCACCCGCGGCGGCGCGATCGTCCATCCGGCCTTCCAGCCGACAGCTTAAGGGGCAAGCCATGGCTGTACTCACACCCGAACAGGCGGTCGAACAGTCCCGGGCGGCGGCCGCGGCCGCCCAGCGCGCCGCCGAGACCGCGCAGGCCATCGCGGATCAGGTCGCGGCGGCCGCCAGCGTCGCGACGCACGGGGCGGTCGATCCCACCGTGTTCCGGCTGGCGATCTTCGTCCTCGCCATCTTCGTCGGCTACTACGTGGTCTGGTCGGTGACGCCCGCGCTCCACACGCCGCTCATGTCGGTGACGAACGCGATCTCCTCGGTCATCGTGGTCGGCGCGGTCCTCGCCGTCGGCGTCAACGTGGCCCCGGCCCTCGGGGACGGGCCGGTCTGGGCGCGGGCGCTCGGCTTCATCGCCCTCGTGCTCGCTTCCATCAACATCTTCGGCGGCTTCCTGGTGACCCAGCGCATGCTCGCCATGTACCGCAAGAAGGGTTGAGGCGATGTCGGCG is a genomic window containing:
- a CDS encoding proton-translocating transhydrogenase family protein; the encoded protein is MAVLTPEQAVEQSRAAAAAAQRAAETAQAIADQVAAAASVATHGAVDPTVFRLAIFVLAIFVGYYVVWSVTPALHTPLMSVTNAISSVIVVGAVLAVGVNVAPALGDGPVWARALGFIALVLASINIFGGFLVTQRMLAMYRKKG